The sequence below is a genomic window from Chryseobacterium foetidum.
GGCTACTGAATCTTCTTGCAAACATCGGATGTAGCGGCGTAAGATCGTCGGGATAACCGAAATGACAGATATCCCAAATAATCTGTATATTTTTATTTTGCGAAACCTGAATTAACCTTTCCACTTCAGACCAATCGTACTGATATGGTTTTGTTTCCACAGCACTCCAGCGGATTCCTTCACGAACAGTTTTCATTCCGAGTGCATGCAGGCAGTCGTAGTCTTCTTCCAGATAGAGTTCATGACCAGAAGTTGCATACAAATCAACTCTTTCGCCAAATGTATTCTGATGGTCTGCACATTCAAATCCGCCCATCAGAAAACTGTTGAACGGATTGATATTGTTTGCAGAAAAATCATTACTGAACATATTCTTCCTGATTTTTTATTTTTCTGAACAGAGCAAGAGACTGTGCCACCACCTGATCCATATTGTAATACTTGTAAGTTGCCAAACGTCCTGTGAAAAGCACATCAGGATGTTCTTCCGCAAGTTTTCTGTACTGATTGTAAATTTCCTGATTCTGTTTTCTCGGGATCGGATAGTAAGGATCTCCATCAGCGGTAGGATATTCGTAAACAATGGTGGTTTTATCGTTTTTCTGTCCGGTAAGAAATTTAAATTCCGTAATTCTTGTATATAAATTTGAAGTAGGGAAATTAACGGTTCCTGTGGACTGGTAATTATCCTGATTTAAAGTTTCAAATTTAAAATCGATCGAGCGGTATGGCAGTTTTCCGTAACAGTAGTCAAAATAAGTGTCGATAGGTCCGGTATAAATCAGCTTTCTGAACGGAATAACATCTACAACATCCCTGTAATCAGTCTGAAGCATGATGCTGATATTTTTGTGAGACAACATTTTTTTAAACATTTCCGTATAACCGTTCTTCGGCATTGCCTGAAATGTATCTGTAAAATACCGGTCGTCTTTATTGGTTCTTGTAGGAACACGTGCAGTCACCGATGCATCAAGCTCCGATGGGTCAAGATCCCACTGCTTTTTAGTATAACCTTTAAAGAATTTTTCATAAAGTTCCTTTCCCACAACATTCAGAACAACATCTTCAGAAGTAAGAATAGGATTCCTTTTTTCTGCTTTTGAAGCCAAAAAATCGGTGACCTCATCTGATGTTAAATTCTTTCCATACAGATCATTTATTGTTGTAAGATTAATAGGAATCGGCACCAGCAAACCATCTACGCTTCCCAAAACACGGTGTTCGTAAGGTCTCCACTCCGTGAATTTCCCTAAATATTTAAATACATCTTCAGAATTGGTATGGAAAATATGCGGTCCGTATTTATGAATTAGAATTCCCTCTTCGTTGTAATAATCATAGGCATTCCCGCCGATATGGTTGCGCTTGTCAACAATTAAGATTTTTTTTCCTTCCTCTGCAAGGCGTTCTGCCAATACTGCTCCGGCAAAACCGCAACCTACTATTAAAAAATCATACATTGTTGATCTGTTTTTGTTTTTGTGTTACTTCAATTTTATTGATCAGTG
It includes:
- the glf gene encoding UDP-galactopyranose mutase — translated: MYDFLIVGCGFAGAVLAERLAEEGKKILIVDKRNHIGGNAYDYYNEEGILIHKYGPHIFHTNSEDVFKYLGKFTEWRPYEHRVLGSVDGLLVPIPINLTTINDLYGKNLTSDEVTDFLASKAEKRNPILTSEDVVLNVVGKELYEKFFKGYTKKQWDLDPSELDASVTARVPTRTNKDDRYFTDTFQAMPKNGYTEMFKKMLSHKNISIMLQTDYRDVVDVIPFRKLIYTGPIDTYFDYCYGKLPYRSIDFKFETLNQDNYQSTGTVNFPTSNLYTRITEFKFLTGQKNDKTTIVYEYPTADGDPYYPIPRKQNQEIYNQYRKLAEEHPDVLFTGRLATYKYYNMDQVVAQSLALFRKIKNQEEYVQ